A genomic stretch from Schaalia odontolytica includes:
- a CDS encoding DUF2550 family protein translates to MSLMTIVIWCAVLLACVGAVLWVYMNVRARRIVSRLGAFRCWSRPDVHSGWTAGIGVYGVEELSWYRLVGFTFKPVYSIPRRGMEVSAPIAHSADGSVVEVRLAYGEHRYEVAVERLTYNGLVSWVESGPPRLV, encoded by the coding sequence ATGAGCCTGATGACAATTGTGATCTGGTGCGCGGTTCTCCTCGCGTGTGTCGGGGCGGTCCTGTGGGTGTACATGAATGTGCGCGCCCGCAGGATCGTTTCGCGTTTGGGTGCGTTCCGCTGTTGGTCGCGCCCGGACGTTCATTCGGGGTGGACGGCCGGCATCGGCGTGTATGGCGTCGAGGAACTCTCCTGGTATCGGCTGGTGGGATTTACTTTCAAGCCGGTGTATTCGATCCCGCGTCGAGGTATGGAGGTCTCGGCACCGATCGCGCACTCGGCCGACGGTTCCGTCGTCGAGGTGCGCCTGGCGTACGGTGAGCATCGTTACGAGGTCGCCGTGGAACGCTTGACATATAACGGATTGGTCTCCTGGGTGGAGTCCGGTCCTCCGCGCCTGGTCTGA
- a CDS encoding F0F1 ATP synthase subunit epsilon — translation MASGKSLQVEVVSHEGRLWHGAALSVQLPTVDGSLGVLPGRQPLLSQMGEGIVTVTCSDEVVSFQVTGGFASVDSDFVTVVADHATVTEQ, via the coding sequence ATGGCATCGGGTAAGTCCTTGCAGGTCGAGGTCGTCTCTCATGAGGGACGGCTGTGGCACGGCGCCGCGTTGTCGGTTCAGCTGCCGACGGTGGACGGAAGCCTGGGTGTGCTGCCTGGGCGTCAGCCGTTGCTCTCCCAGATGGGCGAGGGCATTGTGACGGTGACATGCTCCGACGAGGTCGTGTCTTTCCAGGTCACTGGGGGATTCGCCTCAGTCGACTCCGATTTCGTCACGGTCGTGGCTGATCACGCTACAGTGACAGAACAGTAA
- the atpD gene encoding F0F1 ATP synthase subunit beta: MTDTHAIAEGRVARVVGPVVDVEFPPDRIPPLYNALTVDVNLAGQGEGESTFTMTLEVAQHLGDNLVRTIALKPTDGLVRGAPVTDTGAPITVPVGDVTKGHVFNVTGDVLNLEEGETLEVTERWPIHRQPPAFDQLEARTKMFETGIKVIDLLTPYVQGGKIGLFGGAGVGKTVLIQEMIQRVAQDHGGVSVFAGVGERTREGNDLIGEMEEAGVFDKTALVFGQMDEPPGTRLRIALTGLTMAEYFRDVQHQDVLLFIDNIFRFTQAGSEVSTLLGRMPSAVGYQPNLADEMGLLQERITSAGGHSITSLQAIYVPADDYTDPAPATTFAHLDATTELSREIAAKGIYPAVDPLASTSRILDPALVGREHYDVATHVKAILQKNKELQDIIAILGVDELSEDDKVTVARARRIEQFLSQNMYMAEKFTGVPGSTVPLSETIEAFKRIAEGYYDDVPEQAFYNCGGIDDLERNAHELAKEA, encoded by the coding sequence ATGACTGATACACATGCAATTGCCGAGGGACGCGTCGCCCGCGTCGTCGGCCCTGTCGTCGATGTCGAGTTTCCCCCGGACCGCATCCCGCCGCTGTACAACGCGCTGACCGTTGACGTGAACCTGGCTGGCCAGGGCGAGGGCGAGTCGACCTTCACGATGACACTCGAGGTCGCCCAGCACCTCGGTGACAACCTCGTGCGTACCATTGCGCTCAAGCCCACCGACGGCCTCGTGCGTGGCGCCCCCGTCACCGACACCGGCGCGCCGATCACCGTACCCGTCGGCGACGTCACCAAGGGCCACGTCTTCAACGTGACCGGCGACGTGCTCAACCTCGAAGAGGGTGAGACACTCGAGGTGACCGAGCGCTGGCCGATCCACCGTCAGCCCCCGGCCTTCGACCAGCTTGAGGCTCGCACCAAGATGTTCGAGACCGGCATCAAGGTCATCGACCTGCTGACCCCCTACGTGCAGGGTGGCAAGATCGGCCTCTTCGGCGGTGCGGGCGTCGGTAAGACCGTCCTCATCCAGGAGATGATCCAGCGCGTGGCCCAGGACCACGGCGGCGTCTCCGTGTTCGCCGGCGTCGGCGAGCGTACCCGTGAGGGCAACGACCTCATCGGCGAAATGGAAGAGGCGGGCGTCTTTGACAAGACTGCCCTCGTCTTCGGCCAGATGGACGAGCCGCCGGGCACGCGTCTGCGCATCGCCCTGACGGGCCTGACCATGGCGGAGTACTTCCGCGATGTTCAGCATCAGGACGTCCTCCTGTTCATCGACAACATCTTCCGCTTCACCCAGGCGGGCTCCGAGGTTTCCACGCTGCTGGGCCGTATGCCCTCCGCTGTGGGTTACCAGCCCAACCTGGCCGACGAGATGGGTCTGCTCCAGGAGCGCATCACCTCGGCTGGCGGTCACTCGATCACCTCGCTGCAGGCGATCTACGTCCCCGCCGATGACTACACCGACCCGGCTCCGGCGACGACCTTCGCTCACCTGGATGCGACGACCGAGCTTTCCCGTGAGATCGCTGCCAAGGGTATTTACCCCGCCGTGGATCCGCTGGCCTCGACCTCGCGTATCCTTGACCCGGCCCTCGTCGGCCGCGAGCACTACGACGTCGCCACGCACGTCAAGGCCATCCTGCAGAAGAACAAGGAACTGCAGGACATCATCGCCATCCTCGGTGTCGACGAGCTGAGCGAGGACGACAAGGTCACCGTCGCGCGTGCGCGCCGCATCGAGCAGTTCCTGTCCCAGAACATGTACATGGCCGAGAAGTTCACGGGCGTGCCCGGCTCGACCGTGCCGCTGTCGGAGACCATCGAGGCGTTCAAGCGCATCGCCGAGGGCTACTACGACGATGTGCCGGAGCAGGCGTTCTACAACTGCGGTGGCATCGACGATCTGGAGCGCAACGCCCACGAGCTGGCCAAGGAAGCCTGA
- a CDS encoding F0F1 ATP synthase subunit gamma, whose translation MGGQQRIYKQRIASTTTLAKVFRAMEMIAASRIGAARRAATEAGPYEKALTQAVAAVAVHTDLDHPLTEEREDTSRVAVLVVASDRGMAGAYSATILRESEKLIADLREHGYQPVLYTFGRRASAYFRFRGVAIEREWEGESDSPSPETAREMATILLERFLDPDPDTGVGALHLVYTRFKTVMSQVPEVRQMLPLTVVDAPESDSERATERGFADDPSSAQPEYEFIPSAEAVLDTLLPMYVQARIHNVLLQSAASELASRQRAMHTATDNANELITKYTRLANSARQAEITQEITEIVGGADALNAS comes from the coding sequence ATGGGTGGACAGCAGAGGATCTACAAGCAGCGTATCGCCTCGACGACGACGCTCGCGAAGGTCTTCCGCGCCATGGAGATGATCGCTGCGTCTCGCATTGGCGCGGCGCGGCGCGCTGCCACCGAGGCAGGGCCTTACGAGAAGGCCCTGACACAGGCGGTCGCGGCGGTCGCGGTCCATACGGACCTCGACCACCCGCTGACCGAGGAACGCGAGGACACCAGTCGCGTCGCCGTCCTGGTCGTGGCATCGGATCGCGGTATGGCCGGAGCCTACTCGGCGACCATCCTGCGCGAGTCGGAGAAGCTCATCGCGGACCTGCGTGAACACGGCTACCAGCCCGTTCTGTACACCTTTGGACGCAGGGCCTCGGCGTACTTCCGCTTCCGCGGCGTCGCGATCGAACGCGAGTGGGAAGGTGAGTCGGATTCGCCGTCTCCCGAGACCGCGCGCGAGATGGCGACCATCTTGCTCGAGCGTTTCCTGGACCCGGACCCGGATACGGGCGTTGGCGCGCTGCACCTCGTGTACACGCGCTTCAAGACCGTCATGAGTCAGGTGCCCGAGGTGCGCCAGATGCTGCCCCTGACGGTCGTTGATGCCCCCGAGTCGGATTCGGAGCGCGCGACAGAACGAGGCTTTGCGGACGACCCGTCCTCGGCCCAGCCCGAGTACGAGTTCATCCCGTCTGCGGAGGCGGTACTGGACACGCTGCTGCCGATGTACGTTCAGGCTCGTATCCATAACGTGCTGCTTCAGTCTGCGGCGTCTGAGCTTGCATCACGCCAGCGCGCCATGCACACCGCAACGGACAACGCGAACGAGCTCATCACCAAGTACACGCGTCTGGCGAACTCGGCCCGCCAGGCGGAAATTACCCAGGAAATCACCGAAATCGTGGGCGGGGCCGACGCTCTTAACGCGAGCTAA
- the atpA gene encoding F0F1 ATP synthase subunit alpha, with protein sequence MADLSISPEEIRGALDSFMESYRPADVATEEVGHVIETADGIAHVEGLPGTMANELLRFEDGTLGLAMNLDQREIGAVVLGDFGGIEEGQVVHRTGEVLSVPVGDGYLGRTVDPLGRPIDGLGEITDLDGRRALELQAPGVMARKSVHEPLATGLKAIDSMIPVGRGQRQLIIGDRKTGKTAIALDTILNQRENWKSGDPNKQVRCIYVAIGQKGSTIASVRSTLEDAGAMEYTTIVASPASDPAGYKYMAPYTGSAIGQHWMYQGKHVLIVFDDLSKQAEAYRAVSLLLRRPPGREAYPGDVFYLHSRLLERCAKLSDALGGGSMTGLPIIETKANDVSAYIPTNVISITDGQIFLQSDLFNSNQRPAVDVGISVSRVGGAAQPKAMKKVAGTLKLTLAQYRSMAAFAMFASDLDAATRRQLTRGERLMELLKQPQSTPYAMEDQVASIWMGTKGYLDDIEVEDVLRFERGLLDHLHANSTVLDTIAATGDLSSETEEALKNAVEEFHHQWISAGRGTAELEDGEVVAERTREEISRGRTSEKA encoded by the coding sequence ATGGCTGACCTCAGCATCTCCCCGGAGGAAATCCGCGGAGCACTGGACTCCTTTATGGAGTCCTACCGTCCGGCGGACGTGGCCACTGAAGAGGTGGGTCACGTCATTGAAACGGCCGATGGTATCGCGCACGTCGAGGGCCTGCCCGGCACCATGGCGAACGAGCTGCTGCGTTTCGAGGACGGCACGCTGGGCCTGGCCATGAACCTCGACCAGCGTGAGATCGGCGCCGTTGTCCTCGGTGATTTCGGCGGCATCGAAGAGGGCCAGGTCGTGCATCGCACGGGCGAGGTCCTCTCCGTCCCCGTCGGTGACGGCTACCTTGGCCGCACGGTCGATCCCCTCGGCCGGCCGATCGACGGACTCGGCGAGATAACGGACCTGGACGGGCGTCGCGCGCTCGAACTGCAGGCCCCCGGCGTTATGGCGCGTAAGAGCGTCCACGAGCCCCTCGCCACCGGCCTGAAGGCCATCGACTCGATGATCCCGGTTGGCCGCGGCCAGCGTCAGCTCATCATCGGTGACCGCAAGACCGGTAAGACCGCGATCGCGCTCGACACAATCCTCAACCAGCGTGAGAACTGGAAGAGCGGCGACCCGAACAAGCAGGTGCGCTGCATCTACGTGGCGATCGGCCAGAAGGGTTCGACCATCGCCTCTGTGCGCTCCACGCTTGAGGACGCCGGTGCCATGGAGTACACGACCATCGTCGCCTCCCCGGCCTCGGACCCCGCCGGCTACAAGTACATGGCCCCCTACACGGGTTCGGCCATCGGCCAGCACTGGATGTACCAGGGCAAGCACGTTCTCATCGTCTTCGACGACCTGTCCAAGCAGGCCGAGGCCTACCGTGCGGTGTCTCTGCTGCTGCGTCGCCCGCCGGGCCGTGAAGCCTACCCCGGCGACGTCTTCTACTTGCACTCCCGCCTGCTGGAGCGTTGCGCGAAGCTGTCGGACGCCCTGGGTGGCGGTTCGATGACGGGTCTGCCGATCATCGAGACCAAGGCGAACGACGTGTCGGCCTACATCCCGACGAACGTCATTTCGATCACCGACGGCCAGATCTTCCTGCAGTCCGACCTGTTCAACTCGAACCAGCGCCCCGCCGTCGACGTGGGTATCTCCGTGTCCCGTGTTGGCGGCGCGGCCCAGCCCAAGGCCATGAAGAAGGTCGCCGGTACGCTCAAGCTGACGCTCGCGCAGTACCGCTCGATGGCAGCCTTCGCCATGTTTGCCTCCGACCTGGATGCTGCGACCCGCCGTCAGCTGACCCGCGGCGAGCGCCTCATGGAGCTCCTCAAGCAGCCCCAGTCCACGCCCTACGCGATGGAAGACCAGGTCGCCTCGATCTGGATGGGCACTAAGGGCTACCTCGATGACATCGAGGTCGAGGACGTCCTGCGCTTCGAGCGTGGCCTGCTTGACCACCTCCACGCTAACTCGACCGTGCTCGACACGATCGCGGCGACCGGTGACCTTTCCTCCGAGACGGAGGAAGCACTGAAGAACGCCGTCGAGGAGTTCCACCACCAGTGGATCAGCGCCGGACGTGGCACCGCCGAACTCGAGGACGGCGAGGTCGTGGCTGAGCGTACCCGCGAGGAGATCTCGCGCGGTCGCACGAGCGAGAAGGCCTAA